The genomic DNA ACAAGGATCATTTAGATCTGAAAACGTCACATTGTGAGCCGTCTGCTGACTCCCTCACCTGCTGTCATTGATGACCTCCTTCAGTCCCTTCAGAAGAGTTTCTGTATTAATGCCTAAAATGTTCAACACGATTCCTACACCTCTGCTGGCCATCCTCGCAGCGTTGTCCGGCTGGTCCCCGTTCAGGGGCACCATCAGCATGGGAACGGCGTGACACAGTCCCTCAAACACACCATGTGAGCCAGCGTGAGTGATGAATGCACGGGCTCCTGGGTGAGCTAAGACacaaaatatgcagaaataTCAGATATTTTGATATGTGACACATCGACGGGCTTCACATTTCAGGATGTgctgctgcagacacacaccTAGCAGGTCATTCTGTGGGACCCATTTCATCATCTTCACATTTTCCGGGACATTATCAGGAACCTTTCCAGTGTATCTCCATATGACCTGTCATAGTTTTATTGTAAATTAAAATtagctgtatttatttatgacaCAAGATACATTGTATGCTGATATACCTTCTGTGGAATCTGTCTGAAGGCCTCCAGAAAGACAGAGGTGATTTCCTCTGGCAGATCTGACACCATGGAGCCCAGAGTAAACACTACAAACCCGTGCTCTCCAGACACCCAGGAATCCAGATcctgacaaaacacaaacttacaTAAGTACTTTGCATTTATCACTCTTACCTGATTGGTCTTACAGTCCTACGGTAAGTGGTGTCAATCAGATTGTTCATAAATGTATTTAGAGTCTAAAACTCATAAAGTCTTACTGGAGGCAGAGGATGTTTCACATTGCAATTGATTCCACCAACCAGTACAATATTGGGCATGAGTGGGCGTGGGAAATCCAGTGTGAAGTCATTCCTGTTTAAATACAGCAACAgttgtttgcttttttacaCTCACGCAGGCAGCAAATGTCAACAATACAGAGACGTTGCATGTGTTACCTCAGCAGCCAGATATCAGAGTCTGAAAGCACTTCAGCCACGCCCACGTTCTCTCCGAGGAAGTCACGGGTTATTTGGTCAAAGCGCCAATACAGCAGTTTGCAAAACAGCGGCTCCACAAATGCCACCTGTGGCAGCACCAAAACGGAATACATAAATCCAAGACATACTGTAATACTAATAATACTGACATACTAGTTTGTCCCAAATGAACCTCATCGtaagcagagatgggcagtaacgcgttgaATGTAATGCGTTACATGTTACCGATGACTTtcttcaagtaacgagtaaattAAAGCATTACAATTGCAAAAAAAGCATTTAGATTACTTTTACTTTCCCATAAGCGCGCTGTGTTACCGCGTTACTAAAACTTTACAtactggaatatgcagaaaataggtttaaaagTTAAACACATATCTTCAAGTCAAACACTCTTGGCTGATAGGTCTATTGTTTTATAATGTATTcgggttgtgtatcatgtttttaaaagtaattaagtaCTAAAGTAACtcattacttttgaaaataacaaatcagtaaagtaatgggattaccTTCTTGGAGAAGtgatcagtaattagtaactaattattattttcaagtaacttgaccgaCACTAGTTGTAAGGAATAAATAATACTCTAATGACCACAAATGAGGTGAGTATAAAGTATGAAGAGTAATTTAGGAAAGAGAATTCAAAGGTACAGCAAATATTTCCTGAACAATATGGTCACAAACcaccagtgttttgtttgtgaccATACACTGTCTGAAAGAAGATTACAAATAACATTCCTGGAAAAGCTGTACTTTCAGGCTTGAATGTGCTAACTTCTTGCTGGCTCACCAAAGTGTTGATAACTCTCTCCTTGAAGCTCATTTTATCAGTGTATCCAGTGAAAAAGCGAGGAATGTATGAGGGCGGAGATGGGCAGCCAGCAGACCTCATGTCCAAGTGACACGGGATTCCTCTCAGCAGATTGACAGTAGGGAGACCTGGAAGTAATTGAGTAATGATAGGTGAGAAAATGTGCAGGTGTACAAGCAAACAGATAACCTGAGTGCAGAGGAGCTCACCTAATTTCCGAGCTATTAATGAGCCCGTGGGAACCATGGGGTCTGTCAAGACGGCATCAAATTCCTATAAAGTGAAACAGGGAGAAGGTGGGAAAACAGAAAGGAGTCAATCTTCCACTGTGTTTCAGCACTACACTCTCTTGCATACATGGTTCACACATGGAGGATTTTACAGATTTTAGGTACAGAGGTATAAAGTGGTTAAACTGGACCTATGATGCTCATttgaatttattaaataaataatgatatgGTGTAATATCTTTTATAGTTCATGTGAAGTTGTAGTGTCCCAATTTTGAGACCTGATAAAGACTATATAGTTTTTAATGTCCTGATGTGTAAAACCTTAGTGTCAGGGTGGGCTGCGTGGCGTGGTTTTTCTATTTTCCTCCTTCTAGGTGCTCCCAGCACTTCCAGGTTATCTGGGTCATCTGCTTGCCTGGGGGCTTTGAGTATATTTTCCCACCAGATGTCTCTGTCCACATGGTGGTAATTTGGCTTCCGTTGCTGTCTAAGCAGCTTCTTTAaatttcttgaagacatttcagctCTCATTCAAGAGTCTTCTTCAGTTAAAGAACTGGGAACCTACATAGACTTCCCTTGTTGTTCTTTTTCCATCGTCTCGACCTGCCTATAGTTCCAGACTCCCATTTCTCTCCCAGTATTGGGAATAAGGATTCAGCCACATTCCTGTGCATGATCAACTCCACAACTGTGAAACTCATCTGCCTCACTTTGTGGATCTCCCAGGTCACGGCCAAATTCTCCACACACCTCAACGTTCTTCTGTTGAATTagtattttatcttttaatactgtaattttacatAACTGATAAATGAGTTCTATatgtgcagtcatattttcCATGGgtctattaataataatatacaaTTAAAATTTAATGAAACATGCACAGTCAGCCACTACAGTTACATTAATAGATGCACAACATGATGAGAATTTGGACTGCCATCTTGTAGAAGAGAATCTCCATCCCAACACTCTTACACAGTATAAGCAAAAGACCTTCCATGTACAATTTGCAAAGCTTAAGCTGCAATGTTGGTTTTGCAGCTGATACCAAAGTTGTGTTCATCTTCTGTATTTGTACTCACCTGCTGGGCCAAGTGTGATATGAGACTGGCATTGAAGAGCAACTTCTCTGCAGTGATGTGCAGAAAATCAGAAATGGCCCGGAACTGTGTGAACCGTTTCTTGATCTTCTCCATGAAAGGCTGTGAGGATTTTTTCATGATGTCTTTGTGTGTGGACATCACAGAGTCGATGTAAGCCTTGTCATAAGGTACAGGATAGGTCAAAGTGTCATAATGTTTCCCCGGGCCCATTCGTATGGTGGTCTCTGGCATCACCACCGTAACTCTGTGTCCACGGCGACCCATTTCCTGGGCAATGGCTTTAAGACCTATCCAATGACTCCCATCCATGGGCACCACGAGCAGTTTGcctaaaaactgtgaaaaacttGCAGGCTTGGTGTGATTGGCTTCTGGACTGGACTTTTCTGATCTAGATCTCTTCGTATTATCCGCACCACTGATTATTTCCATGGCCACGttaagcagcaaaaacacaaagactcctACTGTCCTCATTGTTCTTAGTCAGTGTACCAACAGCTGACCTGAATTGAGCACAGAGAAAGTTTGCGGGGAATGACAAAGGAAACACCCCCTTCCCTGAGCTTTAGGTCTTGCAGCTGTGAACCAAGCTCTTCTCCCTGCAGGCTCCTCTGAATACGTTGTTTGAATTCCTCAGTGAATTAGCAGATtggatttgtgtgtgttcaAAGTCCTTCCTGTCTCTGTTGGGAATCTAGGTGAGAGGAGCATGAGTGCAATAGCCGTGGTAATCTAAAGCAATCATCAAAGAGAATGTGCTGTGGCTTTAATGCAGCTTCAAAGGGCAGCATTATCACAGTGTTTCTCAACAGTAGTGTCTTTCCTGCCCTTCCTGGAACCAGGGTCAACTATCTGCATCTTTTTAACACAGTTGCACTTCAGTCTTTTTAGTTGGTATCAGACATGCAACCCACAAATTTACACACTGAACATTCTAATCAAGACACAACTCAAGAAAAAGTAATGTTTTCATTAGCTATAAAAGATTAATGTTAATGTGGGTAACCACAACAGACTTTGTCATTCAGTATGAtctaaataatgttttaaagaCCACAGTCAACAATAAATAAGTGTGGAAATACAGTACATGTTACAAAGGGAAAAAGGTAGGGTTTGTTGACATTTTAAATTCCAAAGCACACAGAGCTCAAATGCAAAGGGGGATGCTTGTGCAAAGGGAGACCTTGTCAAATCTAAATTGCCAGCATCCACATAGAACTAAAACGTAAAATTAACCATGTTAAAaggcagggtttttttttaacttactgAAACCTAAATGGTTTAAATTTCTGAAGCTTTTTCTGAAACTTCTTCCTCAACCaataaaacagaagcagaaatAAACTAGAGTCTCGAGGATCATGGAACAGGTTGCTTGCCCCTGACTTTaattcaagtttatttatatacccTATATTTCCAAAAGTATTTACTCATCCATCCAAATAATTGAATACTGGTGTTCTAACCACTTCTATGGCCACAGGTTTTgtgctccaaatcacaacaatagctgcctcaaggcactttatattgtaaggtaatgaccctacaataatagagagaagaCCTCAACAATCAGCCAACACCCACAGAACAAGTACATGGCAACAGTGCGAAGTGCAGAACTAGGCTCAAAAAGGGGAAGCCATCTGACATCCACTCAGATATACTAGATTCATTATTATCAACAAGTGTGAGCTCCTTTATCAAAGTAGAAATTTGGATAGTTTGCTGGTCTGCATAATTCAGGTGcatgttaacacaatgccaagtGGGAAAGACATCAGCAGTGATCTTAGAGAAGCAACTGTTGCTGCCCATTACTTTGGGAAGAGGTTTAAGACCATTTTcaaacaatttgaagtccatcatcctacagtgagaaagattattcataAATGGAAAACCTTCAAGGCAGGTACCACACTTCCCAGGAGTGGAAGTCACAGCAAGTTTACCCCAAGACTACAATGCTCAGAGACAATGCAAAAGGCTGAAGACTCTCTGTCTTAATGACAGTACAAAAAGTAGCAAATAtacatagcgccaaatcacaacaacagtcacctcagggtgctttattttgtgaggtaaagaccccacaataagAGAGACAACCACAGCAATCAAGCGATCCCCCTTTGAGAAAACACTtgacaacagtgggaaggaaaaacttcctttaaTATTCAAAACCACCACAAGGCCTGAAATTGTGCTAGTGTCAGAAGTTACAAAGAACCTTAGAATGTGGGAGCGTACAGTACCATGGGAAAAGCATATGGAGGAGGCTTacgaaaggaaaaggaaaaggaaaaatatgGTGGTGACCTGGTTAAGGACTGCTAGAATCAAGGCTGGAGGGCAAGGTGCTTCtcctgttctaaagtgcatttaaaacaggggaggggCATGGTGCCAATGATAAGAGCTGGTGTCAGCAGGACCCTTACAAAAACCTGTGCCCCCATGCATGCAAAGTTTTAGCAGTTTttcagactgactgaccttcggTTCTTAGTGCAATGATGTACTgttgtttctcatttttttcaATGGTTTTATAGACTGTTGAGATGAGAGTGACTCCTGACAAACCAGACTGATTGGCCTGTGTTCATCTCTGAATCGGCACTCACCTGCTGGGCTACGTGGGAGATCAGACTGGCATTGAAGAGGAGATTGTCTGCACTGATGTGCAGTAAATCTGAAATGATCCAGAACTGTCTGAGTCTCTTTATCTTCCCCATGAGAGGAtatgcagatttttttcatgATGTCTTTGTGTGTGGACATCACAGAGTCGATTTAAGCCTTGTCATAAGGTACAGGATAGGTCAATGTGTCATAATGTTTCCCCGGGCCAATATGTATGGTGGTCTCTGGCATCACCACCGTAACTCTGTGTCCACGGCGACCCATTTCCTGGGCAATGGCTTTAAAACCTACCCAGGGACTTCCATCTATGGGCACCACGAGCAAGTTGcctaaaaactgtgaaaaacttGCAGGCTTGGCCTGAGTAGCTTCAGCTTCTGCTGTCTTCACCTTGTCCTCTGGACTGGACTTTTCTGATACAGATGCCTTCATATTATTGGGAACACCGCTTATTTCCCTAGCCAACAcgagcagcaaaaacacaaacgATCCTGCTGTCCTCATTGTTCTCTCGTCAGTGTACCCCGAGCTAACTGAATCGAACACAGATAAAGTTGGAGCACGTCTGAATACGTTGTTTGAATTCCTTATTGAATTAGCAgattgcatttgtgtgtgttcaaAGTCCTTCCTGTCTCTGTTGGGAATAGGTAAGAGGACCATGAACGTAATAACCCTACTAAAGCAATCATTACAGAGGATGTGCGAGGCTTTAACGTGTCAAAGGTCAGCATTATCTtcatgtttttagtgtttatatCTCAACAGAagttttttccttccctctctGGAGCCAACCCGCACATTTACACACTGAACATTGCAAGGAAGACACaggattaattaattaaaaaaaaatgaaaagtcaCATTGCACAAGTGTTCAAACCCTGCTTTACACTGAATTACTGTTTTCCAACAAGTATTTAGACCCTTTATTTAAGTAAAAGTCACAATCCTACTTAGAAGTTTTCAGCATCAAATCACACTTAATGCCTGTGCCACTTTAATGTTGCTGCATTTTCCCTTGCCGTATTGGTGAATTCCAATGTATCTCCTTTCCATTTCAGGCCAATTTTCTAATAATTCAGCCTGTGCACAGTATCAGCTAATCAAACCAGCACTGTGTAGGTTACATAATCATTCAGCCTGAACAGCCAAATATCtatataaacaaacacaaatgtggTACCATAATTCTCTAAATGTAATTAACATTTCATGGTTTGGTTGCAACAATAATGCTAGTCTTCCTTTGTGGATGCCCCTCTCAGCTGTGGTAGTGGCAGCTGAGCGCAACCATCTTTCAGGATGGACAACACCAGTGTCCCCACTCCTTCCTAGAAGGGGGATGCTGTTGTAAAGAAAGACCTCGTAAAACAGGGTAGATTAACTACAGCTGGAGGACAAGGATAGTAACAAGGCATAGCTCccgtttttgttgttattaatgTCCTCTCAGATCATGGGAAATTTGGAGTAGGCATCTCTGATCTGAAGATATTGGTATGGTAAATTTTTCACTTCATCATTTCCCTTTCACATTGAATATCTCCTTGTGCTTGTATCATTGTGGAAGCGAGTTAGGTCATTAGGTCTTTTTTCTGTGCTCTAAAGAGACCTACATAGTTTTTGAAGTAGTGTCATTCGAGGCTATCAAACAATGTGCAGAGTGGTCAGCCACCAATGTACATGTGACCACAGATCCACCTGTGGTGAAATCCAATTACATTGCAAAATGTTTAGATGAATCACATTGCTGGTTAAGAGTCATGTTTGGCACATAATTTAACCTGTAACATATTTGATGACTGGTATTACATTATATAACCTCCAGTGTTAATATTGCTGCTTGCAATTTCTCTTAAAatcaatacattttaaaagctcGCAATAGTCAGCATACATATAGAGTCAAAACCTGAACTTTAACCGTTTTTATTTGAAGgcagtagtgatgtgtcggtcgcgaacgaaatggctcttagagccgactctttgaagtgaatgaCGCGAGCCGACTCCTTATTGGGaaccgtgtttttttttttctttctctcaccctctctctcgcacttttttttccgcagaagtgctccaggatgctaagcgcagtgttgagcttttgttacctagtggctacacaagccaggaagtgcCAACGAcaggatttggtgtgtggtagtaaaaggtaaatgaacattttttttgaattatttgaatatatatgagtgcttgtgtataaatacacaaacaatacacatatgcttttcaattgtgtaatttaagtgatctaggtagctctgttttggaagttcagttaacgctagaaatgtgttttggagtttgtacgtgctttagaatctgtacgtgctttttggagtttgtacgcgctttgtctctaggggccaccgtatatatttatatataaacatatataaataaaaccacatttttttacattagtaattccttttgtgcataattttatattgttattaataataaattaattaaaacaacaaaacaacctgaagagtcgGTTGGGAGTCGAAAGAGTCAactctttttagtgagtcgcGCCGAAAGAggcggttctctaaaaagagtcggaaatcccatcactagaaGGCAGTTCATTTTAGGTAGGAAAAATGGTTTACATTTCTGAAACTTGTCCAGTTGGTGGCAGTAACGCGACATTTCCCCCCCAAACGAAAAAACAGAAGGAGAAGGAAACCAGAGAGAGCCAGTGGGAGCTTTGAGGATCATGGGACAGGGAATTTTGTTCTATCCTCGCGCATCTTGAAGTGATTTGTCCTCGAGCCAATCTACAAACAGGCTCACGTCCGCGAGCTCACCGAGGCTCGAGCCAGAATGTGAACAAGTAAGCACAGCGGCATGTTCCAGCTTCAGtcaaaattaaatgaataaaagtttTTGACACGTTAGAGTGCGTTAACCGCGCAGGAGCAGAGATGAAGTAAGTCATGTACTGGCTTCAATGCCCGGTGCTTTCAGTGATGTCCATCCGCCCTCTGTGTGAGCTTTAGTTTTGAGCCCGGTTAGCTTAGCCGGGATGCTAACGTTAGCTAAGCATCAGCTGAGTTTTGAATGCAGATTTTGTAGCTGGGTGTTTTCAGACATTGGTTTCCAGCCACAGGCAGAGCACAACCTGAGTCAAAACTGGTGATTTTGTTTCCAGATTACATTAAATGTGTGCCTATAtttatatagattttttttttatataaaatttaTTGCCTGACACAGTAAACCTGTATGAAAGGTGAAATCATTTCAACATAAATGTAAAGGCAAAGTGCAGTTCTAAGGAGATTAGTGTATGAACTGAAAACATGTCCTTCattcagaggtcaaaggtcatggcATTGGACAAATgcaggcacaaacacacacaagctcaaTGTCATGTTGTCAATCCTGTCAGAGTGATGTGCTGTTTCTGATTTTGCAGGTTCGATGCAGATGACTTGGGCTCATCcactcatttactgtttttcaAGGTAGAATATTACAGGTAAGACGATAAGAAATATTTTCATCTAGACTCAGTTTATGTGTAAAATATTGCAGGAGGAGTCACCGTTGCTCTTGTTAGCAGGTCCATTAAGTATTGTGTGAAGTGGAAAGGATCCATGTGTCCCCAACGCTCCAACAGACAGCCTGGGGCCTCCAAGAAGAACACCAAGACAAGCACCGCGCCAGAGGAAGAAGTTATCCAGCGTCAGCTGAGAGCTCAAAGGCGGAGGGGAACGGGTAATACTGATGACAGCCTCTGTATCGCAGGTGGGGGAACGGGGTGCGACATCCTCGACATCATTGGCACTCAGGAAGAGAAGCATGTTGGTGAAGAAGAGGGGGGAAAGGCGGTAGAGATAGCTGATAAAGGACTGGACGACTTGGATGAAGACCGAGTCTCTGTTTGCAGCAGCACAGCGTCTGGTCCCTCTTTTTATCACTCCACCTCCAGAAAAGCAAGGCCTTCCCAGAACCTGTGCTTGGCCTGTCAGAAGCTCTACCAGAAGGCAAAGAAGATAAAAACACCAATCATAAACAAACTGCTGGACAATGGTGAGCACACTCATGGCAGCATGTCTTTCGGAAGAAGTTCATTGTGTAGCTACTCGTCCAAAGGAAAGATGAACAATTGTTAATAATACTTGAGAAATATTTTTCTATAGCACACTTGCACTGCTTGTATTAGCCCTGCATAAAAAGAAATCTAAAAGTATAACTACACATTTCAGTAACCAGTATACAATTATGTATTGTTTGTTGCATGAAGTGGATGAAATGCTTACATATGGTTTAACTTACCAGTACCAAATTAATAGCTGTCCTCTTTTGCCATCTATATTAACAACAAACAGGTAGGCACAGTTCTGTAACACTTTGATTTTGATTCTTGTTTAGATCCTATGTCCCCGACATGTGACCAGTGGGTCCTTATCAAAAAGTGGACATCCCGAAGGCTGCCTAATGCAAGAGGGTAAGGCTGAGTGTacactgtatgtatgtatgtgtgtgtttcacaaatTACCAACATATTTAAGCTGATTGTACTGCCGCCTGTCTGCTCTGTCAGGAAGCTTTTGAGCCACATAAAGAAGATAAAGAAGGCCTGTGCGACACAAAGTGAGCAGCGTGTGGAAGAATCTGCCGCCTGTTCAAGGCCGCACACTTTCCTCCACAGGTAACGTGTTTGCCTGCATGAATTTCTTATGACTGTAGCTGTTCTCATCTAAAATGacttgtatgtgctgtgtttttTGGGCTTAGGAACCTCAGACGATGTGTGAAAGCGaaaaaggagaggaagaagaataagaacaggaggaagagacagagagacggTTCACAGGGTACTCGTGTCGCTAAGCAGCAGCGTCTCCACACCAACACTCCCATCAAGATGACCTGTGTAGAGTCAAACAGCCGCCGAAAAAGCAGCAGTCAGGGGAACAGAGGTGTGACTGCTGAGGCGATTCCCTCGTCTGTGACACAGGAAGCCGCCACACCAAGCAAGAGAGCACCAAAGCAGACGGGTAGATTCAGAAACTTGCTGGCTGAGCTACGGAGCAAGAGCAGCATGATTGTCAGAGAAACACATTAGCGAGGAGGCAGGATGCGAGTGCTAATCGCTTTTAGTCGTGATGTTCTGCTGGTCTTCAGTATTGTTACCTATTCGGTGGCCTGTGCCTAGAGTTACTTGACAAAGTGCCGTCACAGTTCtgtgcatgttttgtttgtgatcctttaaaattaaaaataatatgtaTTTAATCTTCCTTACAACTGGACAGCTGTGAATAAATGTTTATGTTGATCTTATGGcatgactttttttaaaaatacagacaTAAGTTCACTCACTCGCATTCAAAAACACTTGTGCATTTACAGCTCTTCACAAAATCAAGTACCTTTCACCTGTATGCAAACACttgcttattttcatttgcGTTTGCAGCAAGCTGGTCCATGTTCATAGTGTCCACAGCATGTACACCACTTCCTGCTAGAACTCCAGCTTCTTCAGTGAGCTGCATTTCAGGGATGCTGAAGTTGCACAGCATCAGAGCTTTGACTCGTTTTACAAAGTGAAGATATCAGTCCTCACTCCCAAGTGTGGTGTCCACAACTAGGTGATAATGGAAGGATAGAGGGATTTCACATCCTCGGTGTCCGAGTGGGCTGTTGTTGGACATTATTTTTTCACAAATGCTTCCAAAGACAAACGAAAAAAGGTGGCAAAATATTTGAAACTATACCTTTCCTATTAGTCATGAAACAAAAcactcaaaaaagaaaattagtgagctataaatattattttatatgcCATGGTGTATACTAATTGTTCGTAAATGCTGTCATGTTGACTCACTTTGTACTTTGTACAAAACTACAAACTTACAATAAAGGAAACCCATCTGCACCATTGCAAAAATTGAGAGGTTGATGCATCAGAGCTTATAAGAGGAAAATACATAATTAATTGCCAATGCAGGCAACCCACTGTCTAAACAGGATATCACGAGGCCTACCTGTCTTTTGGCTTTGGGAATGTTAACGGCCTCCGTCCATCACTTGAAGTTGTCTTATGGTAAAATGTTGCCAGGCACTTGGAAACCAAACAGCCTTTCTGAGAGAAACCCTAACCTTTAAAAGAGTGCTGGATCTGAAACAGAGGCACTTCCATTTGAAGGTGTGTAATAAGGCGGTGGAGATGAGGTATATGATAGTGGTGTACACAGGTATGATGGAAAGTTAGGTGTGCCTTTGATTTATTTGGGAATGTGTAACAAACCCGGACAGACATTTACTTCTTCAAGTACACTGAAGTCCCAATTACTTTAGGAAAGAAAGGTAAATCCATCCATTCTTTTTCTCAACGCAGGTGAGATGGAGCCCACGTAGCAGGCTGTTTGCAGACCCTTTTTCTAACAGCCCACATGGTGGCGCTACTTCATTTCATAACCAGCATTAACAGACTGACTCTCCAGCTCTGTGTGTagtaacacaaaataaacacaaatgtaCAAAAAGCACATAGATACAGGGTTAGTGCTCATGGGGAGCATGGGTAATGTGGTATGTGACATAAATACAAGGGGTTGGCACTGGACTCGTTTAGGACAGTCTCACTCTGCACAGCAGGACAGGTACAGGTGTAATCAATAACATTAATGATCATGAAGCATCCCAGAGAGCTGGCATGCACAATAAGCAGGGTCGGTCCTGCAGCTCAGAGTAAAGCA from Pelmatolapia mariae isolate MD_Pm_ZW linkage group LG18, Pm_UMD_F_2, whole genome shotgun sequence includes the following:
- the LOC134616519 gene encoding UDP-glucuronosyltransferase 1A1-like → MRTVGVFVFLLLNVAMEIISGADNTKRSRSEKSSPEANHTKPASFSQFLGKLLVVPMDGSHWIGLKAIAQEMGRRGHRVTVVMPETTIRMGPGKHYDTLTYPVPYDKAYIDSVMSTHKDIMKKSSQPFMEKIKKRFTQFRAISDFLHITAEKLLFNASLISHLAQQEFDAVLTDPMVPTGSLIARKLGLPTVNLLRGIPCHLDMRSAGCPSPPSYIPRFFTGYTDKMSFKERVINTLVAFVEPLFCKLLYWRFDQITRDFLGENVGVAEVLSDSDIWLLRNDFTLDFPRPLMPNIVLVGGINCNVKHPLPPDLDSWVSGEHGFVVFTLGSMVSDLPEEITSVFLEAFRQIPQKVIWRYTGKVPDNVPENVKMMKWVPQNDLLAHPGARAFITHAGSHGVFEGLCHAVPMLMVPLNGDQPDNAARMASRGVGIVLNILGINTETLLKGLKEVINDSRYKENMKKLSDLHNDRPLDPLELSVYWTEFVMRHKGVKHLKSALHELYWFQYFSLDVIALLTTVVLVFVMLTAKCMKLCFRKLRWKRKQE
- the si:ch211-227n13.3 gene encoding uncharacterized protein si:ch211-227n13.3, which codes for MCPQRSNRQPGASKKNTKTSTAPEEEVIQRQLRAQRRRGTGNTDDSLCIAGGGTGCDILDIIGTQEEKHVGEEEGGKAVEIADKGLDDLDEDRVSVCSSTASGPSFYHSTSRKARPSQNLCLACQKLYQKAKKIKTPIINKLLDNDPMSPTCDQWVLIKKWTSRRLPNARGKLLSHIKKIKKACATQSEQRVEESAACSRPHTFLHRNLRRCVKAKKERKKNKNRRKRQRDGSQGTRVAKQQRLHTNTPIKMTCVESNSRRKSSSQGNRGVTAEAIPSSVTQEAATPSKRAPKQTGRFRNLLAELRSKSSMIVRETH